A window of Streptomyces sp. Je 1-332 genomic DNA:
CGCCGACGTCGGCCAGGTCGTGATGGACGAGTTCCACTTCTACGCGGAGGGGGACCGCGGCTGGGCCTGGCAGATCCCGATCCTCGAACTGCCGCAGGCACAGTTCATCCTCATGTCCGCGACGCTCGGCGACGTGTCGATGTTCGAGAAGGACCTGACGCGCCGCACGGGACGCCCCACCTCGGTCGTCCGCTCCGCGACCCGCCCCGTGCCCCTGTCGTACGAGTACCGCCTGACGCCCATCACGGAGACGCTCACCGAGCTCCTGGAGACCAAGCAGGCACCGGTCTACATCGTCCACTTCACGCAGGCACAGGCCGTCGAGCGCGCGCAGTCGCTGATGAGCATCAACATGTGCACCCGCGAGGAGAAGGACAAGATCGCCGAGCTGATCGGCAACTTCCGCTTCACCACCAAGTTCGGCCGCAACCTCTCGCGGTACGTGCGCCACGGGATCGGCGTGCACCACGCGGGCATGCTGCCGAAGTACCGGCGGCTCGTCGAGAAGCTGGCGCAGGCCGGTCTGCTGAAGGTCATCTGCGGCACGGACACCCTGGGCGTCGGCGTCAACGTCCCGATCCGCACGGTGCTTTTCACCGCCCTCACCAAGTACGACGGCACGCGCGTACGGACCCTGCGCGCCCGGGAGTTCCACCAGATCGCGGGCCGCGCGGGACGTGCGGGCTTCGACACGGCGGGCCTGGTCGTGGCGCAGGCGCCAGAGCACGTCATCGAGAACGAGAAGGCGCTCAACAAGGCGGGCGACGACCCGAAGAAGCGCCGCAAGGTGGTGCGCAAGAAGGCCCCCGAGGGCTTCGTCGGGTGGACCGAGTCCGGCTTCGAGAAGCTCATCGCCTCCGAGCCCGAGCCGCTGACCTCCCGTTTCCGCGTCACGCACACCATGCTCCTGGCGGTGATCGCCCGCCCGGGCAACGCCTTCGAGGCGATGCGTCACCTCCTCGAGGACAACCACGAGCCGCGCAAGCAGCAGCTGCGGCACATCCGCCGCGCCATCGCGATCTACCGTTCGCTGCTCGACGGCGGTGTGGTGGAGAAGCTCGACGAGCCGGACGCGTCGGGCCGCATCGTGCGTCTGACGGTCGACCTCCAGCAGAACTTCGCACTGAACCAGCCGCTGTCGACGTTCGCGCTGGCCGCCTTCGACCTGCTCGACCAGGAATCCCCCTCGTACGCCCTGGACATGGTGTCCGTCGTCGAGTCCACCCTGGACGACCCGCGCCAGATCCTCGCCGCCCAGCAGAACAAGGCGCGCGGCGAGGCCGTGGCCCTGATGAAGGCGGACGGCGTCGAGTACGAGGACCGCATGGAGCGCCTCCAGGACGTCACCTACCCCAAGCCGTTGGAGGAGCTGCTCTTCCACGCGTACAACACCTACAAGACGAGCCACCCGTGGGTCGGCGACCACCCGCTCTCCCCCAAGTCCGTGATCCGCGACATGTACGAACGGGCGCTGACCTTCACGGAGTTCACGTCCTTCTACGAGCTCGCCCGCACCGAAGGCATCGTCCTTCGCTACCTCGCGAGCGCGTACAAGGCCTTTGAGCACACCATCCCGGACGACCTGAAGTCCGAGGACCTGGAAGACCTCATCGCCTGGCTCGGCGAGATGGTCCGGCAGGTCGACTCCAGCCTGCTCGACGAGTGGGAGCAACTCGCCAACCCCGAGGTCATGACCGCGGAGGAGGCCCAGGAGAAGGCCGACCAGGTCAAGCCGGTCACGGCCAACGCCCGCGCCTTCCGCGTCCTGGTCCGCAACGCGCTCTTCCGCCGCGTCGAGCTCGCCGCGCTCGACCACGTCGAGGAGCTGGGCGAACTGGACGCCGACTCCGGCTGGGACGCGGACGCCTGGGGCGCGGCCATGGACAAGTACTGGGACGAGTACGAGGATCTCGGCACCGGCCCCGACGCTCGCGGCCCCAAGCTGCTGCTCATCGAGGAGGACGCGGAGCACGGTCTGTGGCGCGTCCGGCAGACGTTCGCCGACCCGAACGGCGACCATGACTGGGGTATCAGCGCGGAGGTCGATCTCGCGGCTTCCGACGAGGAGGGGCGGGCCGTCGTGCGGGTCACCGACGTCGGTCAGCTCTGACGGCTGTCGGCTGACACCTGCTGAGCAGTGACCGCCGACCGCTGACTGACCGCTGACCGCTGACCGCTGACCGCTGACCGCCCGGAGCTTCCCCCGGACAGGAGTCGAGGAACCACCATGAGCAATCCCGCCGACCGTCTTGTCGACGTGCTGGACCTGGAGCAGATCGAGCTCAACATCTTCCGTGGTCGCAGCCCGCAGGAATCCCTCCAGCGGGTGTTCGGCGGGCAGGTAGCCGGGCAGGCGCTGGTGGCCGCCGGCCGCACCACCGAGGGCGAGCGCCCGGTGCACTCGCTGCAC
This region includes:
- a CDS encoding DUF3516 domain-containing protein, translating into MAVPRPISVVLTPRWPHSVAFVIFVEPAGSRIGTEGRQDGGVTLIDQLPPDADPDALFEAFSSWAEETGITLYPAQEEALIEVVSGANVILSTPTGSGKSLVAAGAHFTALAQDKVTFYTAPIKALVSEKFFDLCKLFGTENVGMLTGDASVNSDAPVICCTAEVLASIALRDGKNADVGQVVMDEFHFYAEGDRGWAWQIPILELPQAQFILMSATLGDVSMFEKDLTRRTGRPTSVVRSATRPVPLSYEYRLTPITETLTELLETKQAPVYIVHFTQAQAVERAQSLMSINMCTREEKDKIAELIGNFRFTTKFGRNLSRYVRHGIGVHHAGMLPKYRRLVEKLAQAGLLKVICGTDTLGVGVNVPIRTVLFTALTKYDGTRVRTLRAREFHQIAGRAGRAGFDTAGLVVAQAPEHVIENEKALNKAGDDPKKRRKVVRKKAPEGFVGWTESGFEKLIASEPEPLTSRFRVTHTMLLAVIARPGNAFEAMRHLLEDNHEPRKQQLRHIRRAIAIYRSLLDGGVVEKLDEPDASGRIVRLTVDLQQNFALNQPLSTFALAAFDLLDQESPSYALDMVSVVESTLDDPRQILAAQQNKARGEAVALMKADGVEYEDRMERLQDVTYPKPLEELLFHAYNTYKTSHPWVGDHPLSPKSVIRDMYERALTFTEFTSFYELARTEGIVLRYLASAYKAFEHTIPDDLKSEDLEDLIAWLGEMVRQVDSSLLDEWEQLANPEVMTAEEAQEKADQVKPVTANARAFRVLVRNALFRRVELAALDHVEELGELDADSGWDADAWGAAMDKYWDEYEDLGTGPDARGPKLLLIEEDAEHGLWRVRQTFADPNGDHDWGISAEVDLAASDEEGRAVVRVTDVGQL